A stretch of the Aythya fuligula isolate bAytFul2 chromosome 18, bAytFul2.pri, whole genome shotgun sequence genome encodes the following:
- the LLGL2 gene encoding LLGL scribble cell polarity complex component 2 — MRRFLRPGHDPVRERLKRDLFQFNKTVEHGFPHQPSALGYSPFLHLMAIGTRSGAIKLYGAPGVEFMGLHEENNTVMQIHFIPDQCQLVTLLDDNSLHLWSLKQHSGASELREEHRFTLKGPPGSPPSATQITAVLPHSSREVLYLGTESGSIFVVELPSFRVLEDRTITSEAVLQRVPEDYCNRRSCELVEALREHPKNPDQILIGYSRGLIVLWDLQNNKVTHHFLGSQQLENLYWQRDGSKFISCHYDGSYTQWPVSSDNRQPEPLENVVPYGPFPCKAISKIYWQTTKNGLPYIIFQGGMPRASYGDRHSISVVHGSQQTAFDFTSRVIDFFIIFSSEPTAEFDDPSAMVVLAEEELVVIDLKSAGWPAVHPPYLASLHCSAITCSHHVSNIPLKLWERIISAGSKQNVHYSNMPWPIDGGTNIAPDPPQRDLLLTGHEDGTVRFWDASGVCLHLLYKLSTVRVFLTDADPNDNMNTLGEDEWPPLRKVGTFDPYSDDPRLGIQKIYLCKYSGYLAVAGTAGQVLVMELNDEDAEHVVDHAEADLLQDQEGYRWKGHEKLKTRDGPVRFEAGFQPFVLVQCQPPAVVTSLALHSEWKLVAFGTSHGFGLFDHQQKRLVFVKCTLHPSDQLALEGPLSRVKSLKKSLRQSFRRIRRSRVSSRKRRGGGGNASEVQEANAKFDQDALQEMELAPVQRKIEARSAEDSFTGFVRTLYFADTFLRDSSRHCPSLWAGTNGGTVYAFCLRVPPAERRMDEPVRAEQAKEIQLMHRAPVVGILVLDGRSTPLPEPLEVAHDLSKSPDMQGSHQLLVVSEEQFKVFTLPKVSSKLKLKLTALEGCRVRKVTVANFGSCKTDDYSENDLAVLTNLGDIQIISLPFLKLQIRYPCIRKEDVSGIASCVFTKYGQGFYLISPSEFERFSLSTKWLVEPRCIVDVPEVSSNNHVHTRSGMENAARKSRGSGRSSSDYGEDERKSGRLMEHALLNDEKVLKEIQSTLEGGRGSYAERNLARSPLGHGLSNGGAD, encoded by the exons TGCCAGCTGGTGACGTTACTAGATGATAACAGCTTGCATCTCTGGAGCCTGAAGCAGCACAGTGGAGCATCTGAGCTGCGGGAGGAGCACCGCTTCACGCTGAAAGGGCCACCTGG GTCTCCACCAAGTGCCACGCAGATAACAGCCGTCCTTCCCCATTCCTCACGGGAAGTCCTGTATCTTGGCACAGAGAGTGGCAGCATTTTTGTGGTGGAGCTTCCCTCGTTCAGAGTGCTCGAGGACAGGACCATAACCTCCGAGGCTGTGCTGCAGCG GGTACCAGAAGATTACTGTAACAGACGATCATGTGAATTGGTGGAAGCCCTTCGGGAGCATCCTAAGAACCCTGACCAGATCCTGATTGGATACAGCAGGGGATTGATTGTCCTCTGGGACCTGCAAAATAACAAAGTGACACACCATTTCCTTGGCAGCCAG CAACTGGAGAACCTCTACTGGCAGAGGGATGGCAGCAAATTCATTAGTTGTCACTATGATGGAAGTTACACCCAGTGGCCGGTATCCAGTGACAACAGGCAGCCCGAGCCTCTGGAAAACGTCGTGCCTTATG GTCCTTTTCCCTGCAAGGCCATCTCCAAGATCTACTGGCAGACGACAAAGAATGG GCTTCCTTACATTATATTCCAAGGAGGGATGCCCCGGGCTAGCTATGGTGACCGGCACAGTATCTCTGTTGTCCACGGCAGCCAGCAAACAGCGTTTGACTTCACATCACGGGTGATAGACTTCTTTATCATCTTCAGTTCAGAGCCTACTGCAG AGTTTGATGACCCTTCTGCAATGGTGGTGCTGGCAGAAGAAGAGCTGGTAGTCATAGACTTAAAGTCCGCGGGCTGGCCAGCAGTCCATCCTCCATACCTGGCTTCCCTCCACTGCTCAGCCATCACCTGCTCACACCACGTCTCCAACATCCCGCTGAAGCTGTGGGAGAGGATTATCAGTGCTGGGAGCAAGCAGAACGTTCACTACTCCAATATG CCATGGCCAATTGATGGTGGCACCAACATAGCTCCAGATCCTCCTCAGAGGGACCTGCTTCTAACAGG GCATGAAGATGGCACTGTGCGATTTTGGGATGCGTCTGGTGTCTGCTTACATCTCCTTTATAAGCTAAGCACAGTGAGAGTATTTCTCACAGATGCTGACCCCAATGACAATATGAACACACTGGGGGAGGACGAATGGCCTCCACTTCGCAAG GTTGGTACCTTCGACCCTTACAGTGATGATCCTAGACTTGGGATCCAGAAGATCTACCTGTGTAAATACAGTGGATACTTGGCTGTAGCTGGCACAGCAGGACAG gtaCTGGTGATGGAACTGAACGATGAAGATGCAGAGCATGTCGTTGACCATGCTGAAGCAGATCTCCTGCAGGATCAAGAAGGCTATCGATGGAAAGGTCACGAGAAATTGAAGACTCGAGATGGACCTGTCCGCTTTGAAGCTGGTTTTCAGCCGTTTGTCCTCGTCCAATGTCAACCACCAGCTGTGGTCACCTCATTGGCCCTTCACTCTGAATGGAAGCTCGTGGCCTTTGGTACTAGTCATGGTTTTGGGCTTTTTGACCACCAGCAGAAACGACTGGTCTTTGTCAA ATGTACATTGCATCCCAGTGACCAACTGGCCTTAGAAGGGCCACTGTCTCGGGTGAAATCCTTGAAGAAGTCCCTCCGTCAGTCATTCAGGCGGATCAGAAGAAGCCGAGTGTCCAGTCGGAAGCGACGAGGAGGTGGTGGAAATGCCTCAGAG GTGCAAGAAGCAAATGCCAAATTTGACCAAGACGCACTACAAGAAATGGAACTGGCTCCAGTCCAGAGGAAGATTGAAGCCCGCTCTGCAGAAGACTCTTTCACTGGCTTTGTGCGCACCTTATATTTTGCTGACACTTTCTTGAGAGACA GCTCCCGGCACTGCCCATCCTTGTGGGCAGGCACCAATGGAGGTACGGTCTATGCCTTCTGTTTACGTGTTCCACCAGCAGAAAGGAGGATGGATGAACCTgtcagggcagagcagg CCAAAGAAATTCAGCTGATGCACAGAGCTCCTGTTGTGGGTATACTTGTCTTGGATGGGCGCAGCACACCTCTGCCAGAACCTCTGGAAGTAGCACACGATCTTTCTAAGAGCCCTGATATGCAAGGCAGCCATCAGCTACTGGTGGTGTCTGAAGAGCAATTTAAG GTCTTCACACTACCCAAGGTTAGCTCCAAACTGAAGCTCAAGCTGACAGCACTGGAAGGCTGTAGGGTACGAAAAGTGACGGTTGCTAACTTTGGCAGCTGCAAGACTGACGATTACAGTGAAAATGACCTGGCTGTCCTGACTAACCTGGGAGACATTCAGATCATCTCGCTGCCCTTCCTCAAGTTACAGATCCGCTACCCTTGCATCCGTAAAGAGGATGTGAGCGGCATTGCATCCTGTGTCTTCACCAAATATGGCCAAG GTTTCTATCTGATCTCACCATCAGAGTTTGAGAGGTTTTCTCTTTCTACCAAATGGTTAGTGGAGCCCCGGTGCATTGTGGACGTGCCAGAAGTTTCAAGCAACAATCATGTGCACACCAGGTCTGGCATGGAGAATGCTGCAAGAAAATCCAG gGGATCAGGAAGGAGTTCAAGTGACTATGGAGAAGATG aaagaaaatctggGAGGCTAATGGAACATGCCTTACTCAATGATGAAA AGGTCCTGAAGGAGATCCAGAGTACTCTGGAGGGGGGCAGAGG GAGCTATGCAGAAAGAAATTTGGCAAGAAGTCCATTAGGCCATGGACTAAGTAATGGAGGAG CAGATTGA